A single Coregonus clupeaformis isolate EN_2021a unplaced genomic scaffold, ASM2061545v1 scaf4345, whole genome shotgun sequence DNA region contains:
- the LOC123490670 gene encoding extended synaptotagmin-2-A translates to MSRDRMTAVRGAHAHNGNSAGSKENGQNAPSHVHTDPNTNVVPHADIGNGTSGSSAGDLTQAWIHFTKTFVLIFPIYVLGYFEFSFSWLLIGLVIFFWWRRNTGSKNTRMYRALAFFEQEERTVQQSLTTSDLPSWVNFPDVERVEWLNKTVRQMWPYICQFIEKLFHETIEPAVKGANSHLSTFCFSKIDMGDKPLRINGVKVYTENVDKRQIIMDLQISFVGNTEIDVDVKRYYCKAGIKSIQLHGVLRVVMEPLLGDMPLVGALSLFFLKKP, encoded by the exons ATGTCAAGAGACAGAATGACGGCTGTACGAGGTGCCCATGCACATAATGGGAACTCTGCTGGATCAAAGGAGAATGGACAAAACGCACCGAGCCATGTTCACACCGACCCCAATACCAACGTAGTTCCACATGCAGACATCGGCAATGGCACGTCTGGGTCGTCTGCGGGTGACCTAACCCAGGCATGGATTCATTTTACAAAGACATTCGTGCTCATTTTCCCCATATATGTTTTGGGATATTTTGAATTCAGTTTTAGTTGGCTTCTAATAGGGCTTGTGATATTCTTCTGGTGGAGAAGAAACACAGGAAGCAAGAACACCCGAATGTACAGAGCCTTGGCCTTCTTTGAACAAGAGGAGAGAACTGTCCAACAAAGTCTGACAACTTCTGATTTGCCATCATGG GTCAACTTCCCGGATGTAGAAAGAGTAGAGTGGCTGAACAAG ACTGTGAGACAGATGTGGCCGTATATTTGCCAGTTCATAGAGAAGCTGTTCCACGAGACTATCGAACCGGCCGTGAAGGGAGCCAACTCCCACCTCAGCACCTTCTGTTTCAGCAAGATTGACATGGGGGACAAG CCTTTGAGGATTAACGGGGTCAAGGTTTACACAGAGAATGTGGACAAGCGTCAGATCATCATGGACCTACAGATCAG TTTCGTTGGAAATACTGAAATTGATGTGGACGTCAAAAGATACTACTGCAAAGCTGGTATTAAAAGCATACAG CTCCATGGAGTGTTGAGAGTAGTCATGGAGCCATTGCTAGGTGACATGCCCCTTGTCGGAGCTCTGTCCCTGTTCTTCCTGAAAAAACCT